The Dendropsophus ebraccatus isolate aDenEbr1 chromosome 2, aDenEbr1.pat, whole genome shotgun sequence DNA segment ggtcATCTTATTGGACGGATACTGAAGAACTTCGGAACCGGACTGAAGAATCTGCAGTCGCCACATATGGTGGGGGGAGATAAAAGACAGCCACATCTCTGCTGTATACGGTGACAGTaagaagggcagagcaagctgccgGTGTCCGGGgtatggagaggaaaaaaaaaaaagatacagtagagtggcgcggtgcccagaaaaacacacctctttcccccatctgccctgccctatcggtattactgtacctgtttCTCTGCCTCTTAGATCTCACTgccgtctgatttttttttttttaattaaacttttACTTGGTGTGCGttagaagaggggtagtcttatatggtgAATATATTCCAAACTCTACATTTTAACTCGAAAAGttgggggtagtcttatacgccggaaaatacataCATGGAATCAGGCTAATTCAGGCAAATATTGTTCCCTgcattaaaagacaacgatcaggcgAGAAGCAGTTCAATCGtctggctgattgttgtctttcaacatttaaaaaaacacaccGATACGTGTTATAGAGATGCACGGCCGTtcgctgatgacagtgtaaacaAAATATTATACCTACCTGTCCTCCCCTGGTGTTCTGCTGCCTTTTCCCTGCAGCCGCCACGGCTTCTGAAGTCATCTCTGCTGTAACAgactgctcaggcaatcactggtgCTGTCaaatctcagccagtgattggctgagaagcctgGCAATAAATTTCAACTTTATTTTCTGTGCTGCTATATTTGAAAATTTGAGTAGCCTATCACTTCAGAGAAGGTCTCAGAAGGTTCAGCAATGGCTGTGGTGAGCAGGGAAAAGAGCTGCAGCCCTTGTCGCATtcttgagctgtgtaataggctgtgTAAGAAAGTGCTAATCTAATAAcatcctaagggtcctattccacgggccgaggagggcccgatcaacgatgtaaacgtgtgccgatctgctagatcggcgctcgtttactgggcctattccacggccccgatgatcgttaagtgagggctgcagggacatcgttaccgatgtccttgcaccatacattacctgtccgggctgcaggtcttcttctcccagggtcccgtgcgcaacagcttcggagcggggctgtctgaactgacaggccgctcagccaatcattggccgggaccgccgcggccagtgataggctgagctgtctgtcagttcagacagctccgctccgaagcccggacaggtaatgtatgatgctgctaaaatcgtcggtcgccaCCGTGCacagctattccaccgtagcgatgcgctggtggcaaacgatgattttaggtctgaacctaaattatcagccgatgacacgatcggctgatcgttctctctattccatggagcgataattggccaaattggacagattatcgctccgtggaataggcccctaagacttTCTTGTCTGTAACACAGTCTTACAGGCAATTGGACAGTTGATTCCCCCTTGTATCTGCAGTCCATACAGAGAGTACTGGATGTCCTATAATCAAACTGGCTTGTGCCCCTAATTCAGTGAACCAGCTTTGGACTAATGAGAAATCCTTATTAGATATTTAGTTAAATAATAGTACCTCCCAGCAAGGCAAGGGTCTAATACCTGAAAGTCCTGGATTCTTGGCATAGTCGTACAACATTTGTTATCCATTCTGGCAGAACTCTTCAGCAGTGATGCGTGCATAGATGGACACAGAATAGGTGGTGATTGTGCCTAGTATTTGACTGGCATATTTGTATAGGTATTGAGACAACGGCAacaattttttaggacaatggtATGAGCAATTTGGAGTTTGGGTGGGTGCAGTCTGCTGATAGCACTATACTATAATATGGAACAATTAAATTAGATCATATACATCACCGACATCAAAGAGCATACGCAGACGTACAGCTAGGCCTTTTCTTCAGTGACGGTAAAAGATTTAGTTTACCTTGGCAAGTGTACTGGGATAGCTGAGCAGAGTGTATTCTTGGTACCCCCAGCCCCGCCTATCTAAGCTACAATAATTCCCTGTATTGTAGCCTTTGAACACCTGGCTTTTAACGCATACATGAATATTGAACCACAAAGTTAATGCATAAAGAAAAATTTTCCAACACGTAGAAGTATCATCTTTGTAAAAAAGggttttctttattttacataCTGATCACCCGCTATTCCACAGGCATCAAGTTTAACATAAAATGGTGTTAAATATGACCCAATATCCTCTCCTGTCCATTAGATATGCATCAAAATCACTTAAAATAAATGCAATAATTAGTGTTTTAATCCTTTACTATACAAACGATATTACATGATTTTGTTTAGTTGTGAAAACACAATGGATGGCAGCGAGCCTGCCACACACCGCTTTCCTTTTACTTAGTACACAAACTTACAGAAGTTGAGTTAAATTGGCTTTGAAAAGGTTTATAAAAAGATACAATTCCATAGTTTCTGTATAAAGCCCTTTAAAAAAACTATTTGCCTGGTTAAACAGAATGCAGGTAATAAAGCGGAATGATGGCACCGCCTTTAAAGGAAAGGAACACAACAAGAACATCTCAGGCGCTGTAAACAAAACCCATTACCGAATGCTTTCCTGTTATCTCAGACCCTCACAAGTTGCATCATTGAACATAGTATAGGATATACCAGATCTTCATGATGGATTGTAAGAGAAGTATAAAGGAAAATTATTGCCAGATATGTGTCAGCTGCAATTGTGAACTTTTGCATGAGTATATCTGACCAGCAAGCTACACACTGGGGATCTTATGCTTTAACCACAGTAAGTATAAGTGTCTGCATACAGTCAGTAAAAACATTCACATTTTGTCTCCAGTCACCTTATGCTAAGAAGAGTTGTCAAAGAAAAGCCAAAGTGCTATCCTTGACTGTGTGATGAGACAAGGGCTGTGTTATTCAGGTGCTTGATATGTCAGGAAATAAAAGGACTACAGACTTAAGTATTAAGGTGTAACAAGTAAAGGTCACTCATTGCATAATTATAGCCATTCCAATAGACTTTCTGCATTCACTCTTCAGTTTTCAAGATCTTTGCTTGccattaaaaacctctcctggtcatgtgatggtcacaTGTATTGATAGCATGTTAGGAGGCACAACCCTGATTACTGTCATTTCTGAAAGCAGTTCATGTCCTGGGAGATGTAGACACTCCTAAGCAGAATCTGCTGTTTTATGTGGGATGACCTGAAGCCATGGCTGCTTGGTGCACTCGAGCTGGCCATACGCCTTCAATGTTCTTTCATTGCTGGGGAGAGCTTGgaagccccccgcccccccaaatAAACATTAAAGCCAGACGAACTCATCTAAGTTTGTGGATTTGGCTAACATGGGTCTATTACATGACCAGAATAGATTTTAATTtcctagaataaaaaaaaataaaaaaattgtatgaCTGCAGACAGATGATGAAAACAGAATATATTGGGAAACTGCATAAACTTTCCATTATACATTATGAACTTTGTAAAACTttcatacccctttaaacattttctATAAGGAAGAAGAGGTCCAGAGGATAAATGTAGGAAAAGATTGCATACACATGATTATCTCCACTCACCACTCCAGAACCCACTGTACATGCTCACCCCATGGGCGGCCATTATGACGGGTCGCCAACCCCTCAAAATGCCATGCTTTAGAGATGATCAGAGCAGCAGAAAGCCTTTATAGGCAAAACCCGTGATACACTGCAGTGAGCAAGAATAAGGTGCTCAGTTCCCTAAAGGACAACAGTGAGTGGTGCTACCCAAAGCAACaccatgaaagaaaaaaaaaaaaatcatggaaaGACAGTACATTTTATACCCCTCCGGTTCTTAGTCTATTAGTTTTAGTCTGTATTTCCTTATATAAAAATTTTTGCACTTATAACCTACAGTGACTGATTTAATGATGGGATGAAGGGAACCCTATTAGGAAATGTGCCATTACTGATGGCTCTTCATGTATATGGCAGTGTATACGGATCTATGGTCATTctgagtgccaagaaaataaacaCATTAGATGATAATTTGCatttaatgaaataaaaaaaggaaaaaaaagaaaaaactttttgaagAGGAATGAAATGTGTGGTCCAGCAAACCTCCACTATGTGATTTGGAAATGTACTCAACCACTGGGCTGGACGCTACTCTGTTAATGGCTTTCTTTACCATCAATACTTTTACAGACCTTTCTTTGGGACCTGTTCCGAATCACATGATTTGTCCATATACAATACTTCCAAAGTGGTTTTGTGCAACTGTACTGTGGATTTCCAGTTCGCCATAAGCATGCATTGTGATCATGACTCTCCTTTTCCTCATAGAAATAGGTAAGAACTTATGCAAAGTCTTGCTTATACTTTTGGCAGATTTGTGCATTTGACCTCTAGTCTTTAATCTTATAGATTGTCTCCAGGCTGGTACTGTGGCTCTGTTGCAGTAAAGTAGTCTTCTAAAAAGGACTGAATATATTCAAAGGTTGGTCTTTCGTCTGGGTCCTTTTTCCAGCACAGCTTCATTAATTCATGCAGAGATTCAGGGCAACCTTGAGGACAAGGCATTCTATAGCCTCGCTCCACTTGTTCCAGAACTTCCCTGTTCACCATCCCTATGGAAAAGATTGAATGGAATTAATATATATTGGGTATGTTGTTTTATTTCAGTTTATCATGTAGGAAGcacaatatacactaccgttcaaaagtttggggtcacattgaaatgtccttatttttgaaggaaaagcactgtacttttcaatgaagataactttaaactagtcctaactttaaacaaatacactctatatattgctaatgtggtaaatgactattctagctgcaaatgtctggtttttggtgcaatatctacatagctgtatagaggcccatttccagcaactatcactccagtgttctaatggtaaaatgtgtttgctcattggctcagaaggctaattgatgattagaaaacccttttgcaatcatgttcacacatctaaaaacagtctagctcgttacagaagctacaaaactgaccttcctttgagcagattgtgtttctggagcatcacagagcgtcaattaaacgctcaaaatggccagaaaaagaaaactttcatctgaaactcgatagtctattcttgttcttagaaatgaaggctattccatgcgagaaattgctaagaaattgaagatttcctacaacggtgtgtactactcccttcagaggacagcacaaacagactctaaccagagtagaaaaagaagtgggaggcggcgttgcacaactaagcaagaagataggcacattagagtctctagtttgagaaacagacacctcacaggtccccaactggcatcttcattaaatagtacccgcaaaacaccagtgtcaacatctacagtgaagaggcggctgccggattttggccttcagggcagagtggcaaagaaaaagccatatctgagactggccaataaaagaaaaagattaagatgggcaaaagaacacagacattggacagaggaagactggaaaaaagtgttgtggacggatgaatccaagtttgaggtgtttggatcacaaagaagaacgtttgtgagacgcagaacaaatgaaaagatgctggaagaatgcctgatgccatctgttaagcatggtggaggtaatgtgatggtctggggttgctttggtgctggtaaggtggaagatttgtacagggtaaaagggattctggataaggaaggctatcactcaattttgcaacgccatgccctacccagtggacagcgcttgattggagccaatttcgtcctacaacaggacaatgaccctaaacacacctccaaattgtgcaagaactatttacagcagaagcagcagctggtattctatcggtaatggagtggccagcgcagtcaccagatctgaaccccattgagctgttgtgggagcagcttgaccatatggtacgccagaagtgcccatccaaccaatccaacttgtgggagctgcttctagaagcgtggggtgcaatttctccagcttacctcaacagattaatggCTAGAATgctaaaggtgtgcaatgctggaattgctgcaaaaggaggattctttgacaaagcaaagtttgatgtaaaaacaatgttatttcaaatacaaatcattatttctaaccttgtcaatgtcttgactctgtCTAGACTCTTTCATGGAAAACagaaaattgtttgggtgaccccaaacttttgaacggtagtgtaaatgtaaaaaatttttaatattttttgtctACAATTCCTATGCAGAacttgtgtctccatggtaacagactacaaataaagcTTGTGTTGTCTGATCCTACAGCTATACGCTGCTTTTATATGTTTCCTATTCTTGCCACTAGGTACTGACTAGAAGCTTCTGGTTACAAAGTTTAGAGTGTAGCCAAACCTGGATTCTGGCCAATAGTATACATTTATACAACTATTAAATGTCGTTTACATGTTAGtaagtacacaaaaaaaaataatagtacctGGATATGGCACTCTTCCTTTGGTAACCAGCTCTGTCAAGAGGATCCCAAATGACCAGACATCAGACTTAATTGTGAATCGCCCATATAAGGCAGCTTCTGGAGCCGTCCACTTTATGGGAAACTTTGCTCCTAAATAGGGAAAAACAATTTAATCAAATGTAATAAAGTGCAAGACCATATCAGGTTACCTGGGCACATAGCAGTGCACAAGTCCCTATCAGCCAACACTCTTCAGGTTTAAAAAAAGTGATTTTCATGTAAATTCTGGCGTTTTCTGGACCTGGAATATGATATTTTTAAGGCCAATAAAGTGCCTTTTTTACCTGCAGAGTGGTGGCTGACCAAGATTTTTGGCTATGTTAATGATCACACAAACATTTCATATTAGGTCTGTCAGAAGTGCTATAaataaaaatacttaaaggggtacattAGGCATTCATACTTTAGATATTGCTGGGGTTGCATACAAAAATAGAAAACAGTTGCTTACTCTTACCTACCCCTCAAGGGTCCTTCTGTCAAATCTTTGACTGCTACTTCCTAGAGAAACTCGTCTCACTAGTAATGGCCAATAACTGACTTTAGcgggacagcaccgcagccactgattggtagACGTGGCTGTCAATGTCAATGGGGAGCCAAAGATGTGACAGAAGGACCCCAGAGGGAGTGtggtaagaaaaaaaatcagccgATTTTTCACCTATCAACCCCAGTTGGGAGCATGGTAGAGGAGAATAGgatgattattattttctatgcaacCCCAGCAAACtctaaaaaaaacatgaaatataAAAGGGGCTGCAGAAAAAAAAGTGGTAGGTCTTCTTGCCCACTGCTGCTGGTTTCCTAAGTGCTTCTTCACACGGAGCATCACTGCATCTTGAAGacaggaaatgcccactcagtGGCTGATGAGAATTGACAACAGAGAGATCAACCACTGAGCGATATTTCCTTTACGCACAGAATGTGACTGGAACCAATAAAGAGGAGTAACATGTTGGGAACTGAGCACTCAAGAAACCAGCAgcgacaggggagcaggatgggtaAGCATACCACTTTGTTATTTTCACTGTAGCCTGGGGCTACATATTAAAAACCCAGATGGCTCAGACAACCATTTCAATCTGAAAGtatgaaaataaacaaaaaaaacttttaacatttaTTTATCGAGACAACCTGATTCTAAAGGGAAAAaaaccccacacacacaactgtATAAAATGTATTCTCTATGTAGAAAATTAGTTCGGTAGTCACAGTAATATCACATTAAAAATCAAAGACTAATTTTATTAACTGGCATCTAAATAATGTATAAATATAATTAATGTTGCATTaacacaaattatttttttagaCTATGGTGCTCTATGCTTATGTGTCCTGTATGGGTGTTATGAAAAAGGGTGACATAAAAACGACATAAGTTATACCTTGTCTTGCTGTGTATTCATTATCTTCTATCAATCTGGCCAGGCCAAAGTCAGCAATCTTACATACAAGATTGTCACCCACCAAGATGTTAGCAGCTCTGAGGTCTCTGTGGATATAGTTCATCCTTTCTATATACGCCATGCCATCTGCTATCTAGGGGAAAATAAATAGCAGGTTAAAATATAGGTTCTGTTGGTAGGTAGCTATATTTAGACAGAACAGAATATGctcacctgtgcagccatatCAACAAGCTGTGGTAACTTCAGATACTTCCCATCCCCCTCTTTAAGGAAGTCTAGCAGGCTACCTGTGTTACAAGAAGTGGGAAAAGACAAACTAGTAAAGTATTACATTGTAAGTAATACATCATAACTGCTAGAATATAAGCCTGTTACAGTCATCCCTACCACACTACAGTGTTCCAATGATCCCAGGGGGCAGAATACATGAATCATTCTTTATGTTATCACCCCTTTTCCCCTATAGCAGAGGAAATGTGTGTTCATTGGTCAGTCTCCCTAGTCTAGTAAGCAAAGGTCTTGTGGTTAGATGGTTCTCTTCTGTCACCCCTGCAGCCACCTTACACTATGAGCAAGTTTTACTCTTAACACAGTAAACTTATGTTTTGACAATTTTCTTACAATGTTTCttagagaaaatgtttttttcttgtccTAGCTTACtctgatctttaaaggggtagtccacccaaaatttttttctttcaaatcaactggtgccataaagtgccagagatttgtaattcacttctattaaaaaatcttaagtgtgtccagcaggaagtggtgttttctttccagtctgacacagtgctctctgctgccacctctgtccatgtcaggaactgtccagagcagtagcaaatccccatagaaaacctctcctgctctctagactggaaataatacaacttcctgttgggcatacagcagctgataagtactggaaggcttgagattttttaatagaagtaaattacaaatctctggcacttcatggcagcagttgatttgaaagaaaaaattttttggtggactacccctttaagattgaatTTGGTTTGATCAGCCTTGTTATCTGCCTTTTATATACTTTCTTATACTTGTTTGTATACTTTCTCTGTTTTTCCTACTGTTTAAACCTTTTGTATTGTTTACttctaaaaacaataaaaactattgaaaataAACAGGTTTCGGAAAGGTTTGAGTAACATGAAAGAATTCCTACCATCTCTGACAGAATGGAGCCCTATGGGTTACCTACAATATAATCTTTCCTACAATCAAACAGCTGAGAAGATTAAATGTGACAAACCTTTTGTCATGAACTCAGTCACAATGTAGATGGGCTCTTCAGACACCACAGCATAAAGAGGAACTAACTTATCGTGTCGGAGTTTTTTCATGATCTGCGCCTCTTGCAGGAAAGCTTCAGGCATCATTGTTCCAGGCTTAAGTGTTTTGATTGCTACTTTTGTTGTTCCATTCCAAGTTCCTATAAAAAATGAACACCAAATAagccagcaaaaaaataaaaggggCAAAAAGCTACAAAATTACCATTCATCCCTTCCTTGTAATGTAAAAggttggtgccagaaaatgcccaTATCCAGGAATGGAAAAAAACAGTGGCACACATATGCTTAGACAGAGTGTGGCATTATAcctctgctccattcattttcatggaactaagctgcaatgcTACTAAAACTGGGGACAAGGTGatgtttctaaataaaaaaaaaaaaaactgctaagttttttttaatcctggataacccctagaaGCTGGCCATGAATTTTACATTGTTGTTGGCTGAGCCATCTCTCCTTATAAGCTATTCACGCTCCattaggaattctgggaagaaggatataGAAAACTCTGACACCAGTAGCTTTATCTTTAAGTTAGTGTTTGActttattaaagaggttatccagcgctgcaaaaacatggtcactttcttccagagacagcccatcTTGTCTCAAGCTTGGGCaggattttgctgctcagttccattgaagtgaatggagcttaaaggggtagtgcggcgttaaaaaattattcacagaataacacacattacaaagttatacaactttgtaatgtatgttatgtctgtgaatggcccccttccccgtgtcccaccacccccacccgtgtacccggaagtgcagtgcattatacatacctgatccgtgtcgacacgcgtccgccatcttgtgccaaacgtcatcttcggcctgcTGGCCCGAACActtccgatcttcccgagtgccgggcgCCCtcagccgcgtcatcagctgctcagccgcgattggctgagcataactgtgctcggctgatgacgcggccgcgtcatcagccgctgagccgcgattggccgagcacagttatgctcagccaatcgcggctgagcagctcacgacgcggcagagggcgcccggcactcgggaagatcggaggtgtttggGCCGGCAggacgaagatgacgtttggcacaagatggcggacgggcgcgacacggatcaggtatgtataatgcactgcacttccgggtacacgggtgggggtggtgagacacggggaagggggccattcacatacataacatacattacaaagttgtataactttgtaatgtgtgttattctgtgaatacttttttaccgccgcactacccctttaattgcaaaccgcacctgaactggagacaagagttgtgctgtctctgaaagaaagtggccatgtttttgtagcactggataaccactttaagggtgccttcacaagtaccgtatcgctgcgttttttgtgcgatttttacatgcgagttttgattttcacatgaaaatcaaaacgcgcatgtaaaaaacgcagcgttaaaaacgcagtgatacagtacttgtgaaggcaccctaaggaacatgactggggattaaaTAAACAGATGGGTAATGTCCCCTTTTGTGGAGTTCTGTTATGGCAGATAATCCCTAATCATCTTCTAAGGCTTCTTAAAAGGAGTCAAACACTGTCTTGAAAGGAGTCAAACACTGTCTTGAAAGGAACACTACCCCCAAAAGGTGgtgtcagagagctgctttgcacaTGCTTCTCCAAAACAAAACCGTGCATGTTTAAATGTGGGGAAAAAGTGAAGCTGCTGACAGCCACAGGAGTGCTGAAAGTTACCATAGTAGACCAGTTTCTCCTCCAGAATCTGCCACACACATTAAATGGTCATCCAATCCTGTCCAAACCTTATATTACTGTATTAGGATTGGAGGATAAGAGATAAATATCCTACGCTTCTCTCTTTTTTTACGAAATGAAACAAGACAGATCACTGAGCTCTCACTTGTTTTCATGCAAAAGTCCAGGTGCAGAGATTTCCTACAAAACATTTCCCAGGTGCAATGTCCTAAGAAGTCCATTAACCTAAGCAAGAAAGCATGCAAGGAGGAGCAGTGACGTATCATCCTCCAGaatatggcagtgctacattaaTATCATCAAGAACAAAACTGACGCTCCAAGTGTATACAAGACTGGGCAGATATTACAGGCGCCACAACAATTTATGGGATTTTTATTTctttggatgaaaaaaaaaaaaaaaaaaaatcaatgaggtCAAAACACTTATTAAATCTATTTGTCATGTAAAAATACTGTAGATGAAGTCATCTCTCAAACCCATTGTCATATGTACCCCTCCAGGCGCTAAATCATGTGAAATATAGAAATATTCCCTCACTACAGTTCCTTGGAAGACAGTTTGGTAAATTACAGACTGGCGTAAAATCCTGTCATAAGAGGAGTCATGTGGTTTTACAGATTTATGATGGCGCGTTATATATTTCAGAAACAGTTTACAGTGGCAGAAGATGACACAAATACAGCATGTGACAGCCAGCTGGCACCGATATACACAATAATAATGGgatttatacttacccatccatacTTCACCAAAACATCCTTGACCTAATTTTACTTCAAGTCTCAAAGATTCTCGAGGAATTTCCCATGCATCCTTTGCTAATCCCTGGGTTTGTGGTTTCACGGTGGGACACACAGTTGTTAACCTATAGCATAAGCCGTCAGCATGTTCtttgtaaagagaaaaaaaaaatatgaattctTGAGAACCATCAAAAACAAGGTGTAGCAAAATTATATTAGAAATAAATCTAACTCAAAAGGGGACCATTCAGCAAAATCGTGcttatatggttccctgaactgctgtatatagCTCCTGCTGAAGCTGTATACcagaaaaaaaagcagtttattcccccgggcgcgtgacaggcagcggtggggaagtaatcatctgggcggctccccgccacTATCTAATCACCGCTCACTGCCGGTCAGCGCGCTCCaagaggatgaatgacaggcagagaggtcccttaCTGGCCTCTCAATCATCGCtccgagcgcactgacaggcagagtgcgTTGACTAGAAACGGGCGGTGAGCTGCCCAGATGATTACTTCCCCAccgctgcctgtcacgtgccCGGGCGATTAAACCCTTCTTTCGGGTATACAGCTTCAGCTGCAGCCGAGCTAGTACACGCCGCAGCTGCTGcaagatctgtatacagcagttcagggaaccatatcagcccgattgggcagattggttccctttagggtgcttcacaagtacaggatccgcagcagatttgatggtgcagatttgatgctgtgttcagttatttagatgaaacccgctgtggatccggtacgtgtgaacataccttaaaagGAGGTTTTCCAATTGAAAAATACTTGTCCACAGGATTGACAAGAATCTACGGATGCGGCGGAGAGAGTAGAGTACAGCACTCGGCCGTTTCCATCGGCACCACAGAGAGTGCTCCgaccgcagctccattcatatcAAAGGTCGCcaatagagatatatccaggggGCACAGGGGTCGTGCTTGCCCTGTGGatggggacaagagtggcacgGCTAAAAATCTTATGTATAGCACCTggaaaaacacagaaatgttcTAGTGGTAATATGATGAATATTTCACACCTTAAGGATTTATGTAGCTGGAGTTTGGGGTCACAAAACTGCCTACATGAAGTCAGCCAGTTTCTGCAATTTTACAGCTTTCAACTATTTTCTCAGGGGTTGGGAGGCTATATCATGCCCTGGATTCTTAGCCTGTTGTCCCGCATCTCTAGAGGACAATCACTGTTCACTGTATCCTCTGGAAGAGGAATGgtggaacaggaagtgcctgcaaCCTATGAGATGCCAGGATGGGATCCCATCACTGGTCAGCGCAATGATTATGTCAGCATGGCTCAAAGGCTACACGCCTGAAGAGAGAATAGATGCACT contains these protein-coding regions:
- the YES1 gene encoding tyrosine-protein kinase Yes — translated: MGCIKSKEDKGPSIKYRSEPKQEPISQYGGDPTQVAQSPAAKGPPANFNSHSMTPFGGSSGMTPFGGASSIFSPVPVPYPGGLTGGVTVFVALYDYEARTSEDLSFRKGERFQIINNTEGDWWEARSIATGKTGYIPSNYVAPADSIQAEEWYFGKMGRKDAERLLLSPGNQRGTFLVRESETTKGAFSLSIRDWDDARGDNVKHYKIRKLDNGGYYITTRAQFESLQKLVKHYSEHADGLCYRLTTVCPTVKPQTQGLAKDAWEIPRESLRLEVKLGQGCFGEVWMGTWNGTTKVAIKTLKPGTMMPEAFLQEAQIMKKLRHDKLVPLYAVVSEEPIYIVTEFMTKGSLLDFLKEGDGKYLKLPQLVDMAAQIADGMAYIERMNYIHRDLRAANILVGDNLVCKIADFGLARLIEDNEYTARQGAKFPIKWTAPEAALYGRFTIKSDVWSFGILLTELVTKGRVPYPGMVNREVLEQVERGYRMPCPQGCPESLHELMKLCWKKDPDERPTFEYIQSFLEDYFTATEPQYQPGDNL